In Streptomyces sp. NBC_01231, the sequence TCGGACTCGGAGCCGGTGACGGCGTCGTGGTGGGCGCCGTAGACGAGTTGCCGCCACGCCTTGTCGAGGGCCGCGTCGGGATAGGGGTGGCCGGTGACCAGCGAGGCGAGCGTCGCCCAGGCCTCCGCGTCGGCGAGCAGGGCCTCGCCGTGTCGCTGGGCCTGCTTGGTGTCGATGTAGGAGACGTCCTTGCCGGTGTAGATCGGGTTCATGTCCCGCGTCTGCGGGGAGGCCCTGCGGCCTTCCTCGTCGAGCTGTGCGCGGACGGCGGCGAAGAAGTCCCGGGGGACGGCGCTGACGAACCGCGGCCACACGTACCGGTCGTTCCAGTCGTGGTGGATGTCCATCACCCAGCGGCACGGCGGCGCGTAGTCCCCGCCGACCGGCAGCAGCACGTTCCGGGTGAGCGCGACCTTCTTCAGCCCCTTGAACAGCTTGAGGGCCGCGGCCTCCGCCTCGGGCAGGGCGGGTGCGCTGTCGATCACCCAGCCGGCGGCGTAGTGGTTGACCATGTACGCGGTCAGCAGCCCGCGTCCCGAGGGCGCGATCCACTCGAACTCGGCGGGGAACTGCATCCGGCCGGGGTCGCGCGGCTCCTCGCCGAACACGGACATCGTCGGTCCCCACTGGTGGTACGGCCCGCGCGCCCACGAGCTGGAGGTGACCCCCGCGTCCGCCATCAGCCCCGGGAACTGCGGATCGTGCCCGAACGCGTCCAGCTGCCAGGCGGTCTCGGGGGACGCCCCCATGATCCCGCGCTGGAACCCGTCGCCGTACAGCGCGTTGCGTACGGTCGCCTCGGCGCCGGTGAGGTTGGTGTTCGGCTCGTTGTAGGTACCGCCCATGACCTCGACGCGTCCGGTGCGGATCAGCTCACGCAGGAAGGCGCGCTCCTCGGGGAAGGCGTCCCAGTAGGGCTTGAGGTAGTCGACCTCGGCGAGCACGAAGGTGTACGCCGGGTCGCGCCGGGCCAGGTCGGAGTGGGCCCGCACCAGGCTCATGCCGGAGTCGCCGCGGTAGCCGAAGGGGCGGGCGGGCAGGCCCGTGGAGGCGGGGTCGTCGCGGACGTCCCAGGTCTCGGTGTAGGCGGCCTGGGTGTTCCACCAGACGGGGTCGTAGTGGAAGTGGCTGACCATGAACATCGTCCAGCCGGGCTCGGCGGCGACGAACTCACCTGTGTGGTGGGCTAGTTGGTCCCCGTCGGCGGCGGTGACCGTGATCGCGCGGCGCTCGCCGACGGCCAGATCGGCGGTCACCGGTATCTCGGCGCGCAGGGTGCCGTCCTCGGTCACCGTGGCGTCCACGGTGCCGTGCACGCCGGGGCCCTCGACGGTGAGCCGGACCGTCCGGCCGGGGGTGTGGCTCAGCTCGACGGCCACCACCTGGCGCGGCTGCTCGGTGGTTCCGACGAAGAGCTCGGTCGACTCGACACAGGACACGCGCATGGGGCTCCTACGAGGATGCTCGGCGAAACCCCATCGTGGCACCGGAAGGATGATTCAAACAACCATCATTGTGTAATTCCGGTGGTTCATCCATACACATTCGGCCGCGCGCGCCGCGACCCTCAGCGCGCGCGCCGGTTCTTCACCGTGTGCCGTCCCGCGATGTGGTCGGTCAGCGCGAGCGTGGAGCTCGCGCGCTGGTAGGTGAGCTGGGCGACCCGGACGTAGAGGCAGTCGATGAGGACCAGGACGGAGTGCCGGGCGCCGATGATGCCGGTGGGGAAGCTGGTCTCCGAGGTGGAGGAGATGAGCCGGATGTCGGCGGCGCGGGCGAGCGGCGAGCGGGGGTCGGCGGTGATCGCGACAGTCGTGGCGCCGCGCTCGTTGGCGAGCTCGAACGGCTCGATGGTCTCGCGGGTCGCCCCGGAGTGCGAGATGGCGATGGCGACGTCCGCCGGGGTGAGCAGGGCGGCGGAGGTGCTGGCCGCGTGCACCTCGGTCCAGCCGCGGACCGTGCAGCCGATGCGGAACAGCCGGGTCTCGGTCTCCTCGGCCACCGCGCCGCTGCCGCCCACGCCGTACACGTCGATCCGGCGGGCGCGGGCCATGGCCTGGGCGCCGCGCTCGATCGCGTCGAGGTCGATCCGGTCGATGGTCTGCTGGACCGCGCGCAGATCGGCGCTGCCCACGACCTGGACGACCCGCTCGAGGTCGTCGTCGGGGGAGACGTCCGGGCCGATCTCGGCGGTGCCCCAGTCGGAGGCCTGGCCGCGACCGTGCTCCTGGGCCAGCTCGATCAACAGGTGCTGGTAGGAGTCGAGGCCGATCGCGCGGCAGAACCGGGTCACCGTTGCCTGGGAGGTGCCGGTGCGGCGGCCCAGCTCCGCGGCCGAGCAGTGGGTGACGGCGGCCGGATCCTCCAGGATCAGCTCGCCGACCTTCCGCAGGGAGCCGGCCAGCCGGGGCAGCTCGGTGCGGATGAGGGTGGTGACGTCCGTCGGGGGCATGGGAAGAATGTATCAGCCACCGTTCATGGGGCGGATTGAATACCAGGACCGTGCATGATTTATTGATTCACCTCTTGAGATGTATAGGGTGGTTCAATCCATCAACAGGGGAGTGTCGCGTGTCCGTCGAGTCCGTCAGCGCCCAGGGGTTCGCGCGCGCGAGCCTGGCCGTCCTCCAGCACATCACCGAGTCCGCCCGCGAGGACGTGGCCCGCGCCGCCGGACTGATCGCCGACACCATCCGTGCGAACGGCGTCATACAGGCCTTCGGCACCGGCCATTCCCAGGCGATCGTCCTCGAACTCGCGGGCCGTGCCGGGGGGTTGGTGCCCACGAACCGGCTGAGCATCGCCGACCTCGTCCTGTACGGCGGCGACGACCCCACCGT encodes:
- a CDS encoding MurR/RpiR family transcriptional regulator, which gives rise to MPPTDVTTLIRTELPRLAGSLRKVGELILEDPAAVTHCSAAELGRRTGTSQATVTRFCRAIGLDSYQHLLIELAQEHGRGQASDWGTAEIGPDVSPDDDLERVVQVVGSADLRAVQQTIDRIDLDAIERGAQAMARARRIDVYGVGGSGAVAEETETRLFRIGCTVRGWTEVHAASTSAALLTPADVAIAISHSGATRETIEPFELANERGATTVAITADPRSPLARAADIRLISSTSETSFPTGIIGARHSVLVLIDCLYVRVAQLTYQRASSTLALTDHIAGRHTVKNRRAR